From Brassica oleracea var. oleracea cultivar TO1000 chromosome C3, BOL, whole genome shotgun sequence, a single genomic window includes:
- the LOC106334213 gene encoding transcription factor DYT1-like, with translation MGGGNRFQEPVRISRRRQVRKGEEENEVNESFKSPNLEAERRRREKLHGRLMALRSHVPIVTNMTKASIVEDSITYISELQEEVVNLTEKLHEMEEAPLELDEQQQTDQIIKPEHETIDLKEEMKKLGIEENIQLCKIGERKLWLKITTEKKPGIFTKFMEVMRFMGLEIIDITLTTSCGATLICSSVQILQGLCDGDSVDLEQTKEFLLEVMRSNP, from the exons ATGGGAGGAGGAAACAGATTTCAAGAACCAGTGAGGATTAGCCGTAGGAGACAAGTAAGGAAAGGTGAGGAAGAAAATGAAGTCAATGAAAGCTTCAAATCTCCAAATCTTGAAGCTGAGAGACGTAGAAGAGAAAAGCTACATGGTCGGCTCATGGCTCTGCGATCTCATGTTCCAATTGTCACCAAC ATGACAAAAGCGAGTATTGTCGAAGACTCAATTACTTACATAAGTGAGCTTCAAGAGGAAGTTGTTAATCTTACAGAAAAGCTTCATGAAATGGAAGAAGCTCCTCTTGAGCTTGATGAACAACAACAAACGGATCAGATTATAAAACCTGAACATGAAACTATTGATTTGAAAGAGGAGATGAAGAAACTCGGCATCGAG GAGAATATCCAGTTGTGTAAGATTGGGGAGAGGAAATTGTGGTTGAAGATCACAACAGAGAAGAAACCTGGGATCTTTACTAAATTCATGGAGGTTATGAGGTTTATGGGACTGGAGATCATCGACATTACTCTAACTACTTCATGTGGTGCAACTCTTATTTGTTCATCTGTTCAGATACTTCAGGGACTCTGTGATGGTGACTCTGTTGATCTTGAACAGACGAAGGAGTTTCTGTTGGAAGTTATGAGAAGCAATCCATGA